The DNA window CGGTTGTTGTGGTCCGATGTCAGTCAGGGCCTGGACGGGCGCTACGAGGTGGTGGTCAGCAACCCGCCTTTTCATCTGGGACGGGCCGATGTGCCGGCGCTGGGGCAGGCCTTTATCCAGGCGGCGGCGGAGGCGCTGGTACCCTCGGGTCAGCTGTACCTGGTCGCCAACCGGCATTTGCCCTACGAGGATCTGCTGCGGCGACGTTTCGACGAGGTCAGAACCCTGGTCGACGCACAGGGTTTCAAGGTCATTCGCGCCACCGCCTTGCGTACCCGCTGAAAGCTCTGTGCCGCGCGCAGGTGGCATGACTACATATCTGAGTATCTTTCATGAAACTGATCAAACTGATTGCCAATCTCGGTTATGGCTCGCGCAAGCAGGTCACGGCCTGGTTCCGTCAGGGGCTGGTGACCGACGCCGAAGGCGAAGTGCTGTACGCCGATGACCAGCTTGGCGTCCATGCCGAACACGCGGATATCCGTTTTGACGGCGAGCCGCTGGATCCGCCGGCCGGCATGGTGATCATGCTGCACAAGCCGCTGGGGGTGACCTGCTCGCGCAAGGATCCGGGTCGGGTCATCTATGATCTGATGCCGCCGCGCTTCAGCCTGCGCAACCCGGCACTGTCCACGGTGGGCCGGTTGGATCGCGACACCTCGGGCCTGCTGCTGCTCACCGATGACGGCGCTCTGCTGCACAGGATCATTTCGCCCAAGGCCGAGATCGCCAAGGTCTACGAGGCGGAGCTGGCCAATGATCTCAGGGGCGACGAGGCGGCCATTTTCGCCGCCGGCACCCTGCTGCTGGAATCGGAGACCACGCCGCTGGCGCCGGCCGAATTGCAGGTGCTGGGGCCGCGCAAGGCCCGGCTGGTTCTGACCGAAGGGCGTTACCACCAGGTCCGGCGGATGTTCGCGGCGGTGGGCAACCACGTCGAACGTCTGCAGCGCATTGCCGTGGGCGGCATGGACATGGGCGGCCTGGAACCCGGGCAATGGCGTCTGCTGGGCGAGGACGAGGTCCGGCGTCTGTTCAAGCCGGCCGGAACCGAAGACTGAGTGTCTGCTGCAGCTGGCGCTGGCGTGCCAGTGCCCATTGCACATGCTCGCGGACCAGGTCCGAAGGATCCAGGGCACGGCTCATCAAGGCCGACCAGACGGCGGGTGTCGGCGTCGCATTGCCCAGGGCTACGGCGATATTGCGTGACCAGCCGGCATGGCCGGTCCGCCGGATCGCCATCCCCTGGGTGCGGTCCAGAAAGGTCGCTTCGCTCCAGCTGAACAGATCGATCAGCCGCGGGCCGTCCAGTTGATGGCGGGGGGCGAAGTCGGGCTCGGTGCTGAGCTGGGCAAACTTGTTCCATGGACAGACCAGCTGGCAGTCGTCGCAACCGAAGATGCGGTTGCCGATCGGCGCGCGCAGCGGCTCGGGAATCGAGCCCTGCAGCTCGATGGTCAGATAGGAAATGCAGCGCCGCGCATCCAGCCGGTAAGGGGCCACGATGGCCCGGGTGGGACAGATGTCGATGCAGCGGCTGCAACTGCCGCAATGCGCGCTGGCCGGTGCATCCACCGGCAGCGGCAGGTCGGTGTACAGCTCGCCGAGAAAAAAATACGAGCCGGCACGGCGGTTGATCACCACCGTGTGCTTGCCGATCCAGCCCAGGCCGGCATTGCGGGCCAGCGCCTTTTCCAGCACCGGCGCGGAGTCGACGAAAGCGCGGTAGCCGAAGTCGCCGGTGACTTCCCGGATCCGCTCGGCCAGTTTCTGCAGCCGGTTGCGCATCAGCTTGTGGTAGTCGCGCCCCAGTGCATAGCGGGCGACATAGCCGGCCGCGGGATCGGCAATCACCTCCCAGGCATGGGGCAAGCCGGGAGGGATATAGTCCATCCGCACCGAGATCACCCGCCGGGTGCCCGGCTCAAGTTCCGCCGGGCGGGCCCGTTTCATGCCGTGGCGGGCCATATAGTCCATCTCGCCATGAAAGCCTGCATCCAGCCAGCGTTGCAGATGGCCTTCATCGTCACCCAGCGCGACATCGGCAATGCCGGTGTCGGCAAAGCCCAGTTCGCCGGCCCAGTATTTGATGCGGCGGGCAAGGTGGTGATAGTCGATGGCGGAGGCAAGACTCATGCCGTCTATTGTAGGCAGGGGATGGCAGGCTCGCGAGCGGATGGGGCGATTGGCCCGGCCGCGGCCATCGTTGCGCCGGGCCTCTGCTGCCAGAGGCTGCATCATGTCCCGCCGGGGGATTTATACTGCCGGCATGACTGAGATTCTCGCTTCCCGGGCCGTGTACGGCACCGCCCAGATCCGCCAGCTGGAACGCCATGCCCTCGAGGTGTTGCAGCTGCCTGTCGATGCGCTGATGAAGCGGGCGGCCCAGGCCGCCTGGCAGCGGCTTCGATCCGAGTGGCCCTTGGCCCGTTCGCTGCTGGTCTGCTGCGGTCCAGGCAACAACGGCGGCGATGGCTGCCTGCTGGCGGCGCTTGCGAAGGCCGCCGATTGGCAGGTCGATGTCATTGCGCTGGCGCCGTTGACGGCATCCCATCCCGGTTTCGAGGCTCTGCAGAAAGCCGGAGTGCAGGTGCAGGTCCATGTACCGGGCCAGCCGCTGCCGCAGGCCGATCTGCAGGTGGACGCGATTTTCGGTATCGGCCTGAACCGGGCGCCGGAAGGACTGGCCGCCGATCTGATCCAGGCCTTGAATGCCGGTACGGTTCCGGTGCTGGCGCTGGACTGCCCCTCGGGTCTCAATGCCGATACCGGTGCCGCGCCGGGTGCGGTGGTACGGGCTGATGCAACCATCACTTTTCTGGCCGGCAAGTCCGGTCTGGTCACCGGCCAGGCCAGGGACTGGGCTGGTCGGCTGATCATCGAGCCGCTGGGACTGGAGGAGGCCGTGACGGCCTTGTCGCCGGTAGCGACGGCATTGCCTTGGCCACAGCTGCCGCCTCGCCCGCGTGCGATGCACAAAGGCCGCAATGGCCACCTGCTGGTGGTCGGCGGCGAACATGGCACGGGCGGGGCCGTGCATCTGACGGCGATGGCGGCCTTGCGCAGCGGTGCCGGTCTGGTCAGTGTGGCCACCCGCAGCGAGCAGGTGCTCGCCTTCAATACCCGTTGCCCCGAAGTGATGGCGCTCGGTGTCAATGGCCCGCCTGCACTGGAATCGATGCTGGAGAAGGTCACCGGTCTGGCGGTCGGTCCTGGCCTGGGCCAGGGCGCCTGGGGGCATGCCCTGTGGCTGACGGCGCTGGACAGCGGCAAGCCGATGGTGCTGGATGCCGACGGTCTGAACATGCTGGCCCAGGAGTCCCATGCCCTGCCCGGGCAGCTGGTGCTGACGCCTCATCCGGGCGAGGCGGCGCGTCTGTTGCACACCACGGTTCCCGATATCGAAGCGGACCGCTACGCCGCAGTGCGGGCGCTGGCGCAGCGATACCGGGCCGTGGTGGTGCTGAAGGGGGCGGGCAGCCTGATCGGCGATCCGGATGGGCGCATCGTCTACTGCCCCTGGGGCAATCCGGGTATGGCTGTCGGCGGTATGGGCGATACCCTGACCGGTATCATCGGCGCCTTGCTGGTACAGGGACATCATCCCTGGGAGGCTGCCGGACTGGGGGTTGCCCTGCATGCGCTGGCGGGCGACCGCGCGGCCCGTGCCGGGGAGCGCGGCCTGCTGCCCACGGATCTGCTGCCCGAGCTGCGGGCTCTGGTCAATGGACAGGCTCATGCTTGAGAAGGCGCCTGCATTCAGACGGGTACTGGACACCGAAGCCGAGACCCGCGCGCTGGCCCAAGGGCTAGCCGGAGCGATCACCCCGACGGGATTGAGCGTGGAACTGCACGGGCCGCTGGGGGCGGGCAAAAGCAGCTTCTCGCGGGCCTTGCTGCAGCATCTGGGGGTGACCGGGCGGATCAAGAGTCCGACCTACAGTCTGGTCGAGTCCTATCCCTGGACCCATGGCACGGCCTGGCACTTGGATCTTTACCGGATTGCCGATCCGGGCGAGCTGGAGTGGCTGGGACTGGAATCCCTGGCCGATCCCGGGGCCATCGTGCTGGTGGAATGGCCCGATCAGGGGCGCGGCATGCTGCCAGCCGCCGATCTGCGTATCGATCTGGGCTATGCCGGTGAAGGGCGGGAGGCGCGACTGGCGGCCTTGTCCCCGCGTGGCGAAGCCGTGCTGAAAACGTTGCGGCCGGATTGAACCGGCCGCAACGGGGTGCTTGATCTTCAGCAGTGGAGAGCCCATCGGGCTTCCACCGCCGGGTTTCATCAGAAGTGGTAGGTGGCCGTCAGCGACAGCAGGTCGCCGCTGTCTTCGAAATAGCCGTTCATAATGCCAGCACCTAGCAGGACCTGATTCTGCTGGCTGACGCGGACATTGCTGACGAACTGATGCTGATAGCCCATATCCAGCTTCAGCTTGCGGGTCGCCTGATAGCCGAAGCCCACGCCGACGATCTTGCGGCTGCCATCGGGCAGGCGCGGGTCGCGGGTGCCGTCCACGGTCGGGGTCTCGTCGTAGGCGATACCGGCGTGCAGGGTCCAGCGATCGGTAAAGCGGTAATCGCCGCCGATCGAGTACATCCAGGCATCCTTGTTGTTCTGCGGCAGACTGACCAGCTGCTTGCCATTGCTGCTCAGGGCCAGGTCCTTGAAGGTGCCCCAGCCGGTCCACTGCGCCGAGGCGCCCAGGGTAAAGCGCGAGTTGAAGATATGCAGGTAGTCGAAGTTGGCGGTCGCCGGGATATCCAGACGAGCGGAGCCACGGCCGGTCAGGCCTACGCCAGGCATGGCCGCTCCGATCAATGCCAGCCCGGTCGCGCTGCCACTCAGGTTGTAGGTACCCGACAAGGTGTTCTGGATTCGCGAATGGTAGCTGGCGCCGATGCGATCACGGTCAGTGGGCTTGTATTCGAAGCCGAACACGTAGCCGACTTCCACACTGCGCTTGGCATTGACATTCAGATAGACGTCGGCGGCCTGCGGCGGTACCGGCCGGCCCAGCAGGCTGGCTGTGCTGCCGGCATCGATGGTGGTACCGATGGTGGCTCGGGTATAGGAGGCGATCACGCCCAGACCCATCGAGAACTCGTCATTGACCTTGTAGCCGGCTGACAGCGTCGCCTGATAATTGCGGATGGCCGTGCGGTTGCCGAAATAGCGGCCCGCCCAGTTGCTGTTGTAATGGCTGGACAGGGCGTAAGGCACATTGAAGCTGGTGCCGATCACCAGATGGTCATTGATCTTGAAGGCCGATGCGCCGTTGCCCATGAACTTGGGCCGGCCGAAACCGTCCGGATTGCTGCCGCTGATCGGCTTGCCGGCATAGTCGGTGAAGTTGCCCTGAAACTTGGCCGTCGGGCGGAGGCCCATGAAGGTGGTCTCGTGAACCGACTCGGTGAAGAAACCCAGGGCGGCGGGGTTGCTGTAGGCGGCAGTCGGATCATTGTCATACAGCGAGCCGCCGGCGCCGGCGCGGCCGAGGGTGGCGGCGCTGCCGACGGGCAGCTGGAAGGAGGCGGCCTGGGCCAGTGCCGGCAGACCCAGAGCGGCGATGATGGCGACGCTGATGGCGATGCGGGCGGAAGCGGCCGACCCGGACTTTTGGCGGGGGAGGGTAAAGTTCAAGATCGTGTCTCCTGATAATTAAACGTCGTGGCCCGGGTTCGGCCGTGTGCCGTGGGGACGGCGGTCAGGCGGATGCGCTCAGCAGCTTGGTGCTGCCGGACGGATCCGATGGAGGGGGAAGGCCTCGGGGCCGGCGGCATCAGCGCCGGCCGGCAGTGAGTGGGGAGCGGTGTGGCGACCGTCGATCCCTGGTCGATACCCGAACCTGTGTTGAGCACAGACCGAGCGGGCTTCAAATACGTCCATGGCAAGCCTCGTATGGGGTCGTCACCTGACGTGACGGCGGCCCTGCAATTGTTGGCTAAACGTTATTTGAGTGCCGCCATCTCGGCAAGGCGCACTGCAATAGGTTCGAGTGATCGTGCGTTTCCCCCACATGGCCGCCATCGTTGTGGCGCAAGCGGCTGTAAATCAAGGCAGTTGTTTCAAATTCATGGCAATCGCGGACGGTCGGGCTTCGTGCACGAGGCCTCTTGCCTGCCGGATCTGCTGCAACGCGCCACCGGTGGCCGCCGCCCATGCGCCGAATTCTACTGGGGAGTCGTCCGTACTGGCCAGTATGTCGGCGGATCAGCTCGCGGGGAGCGGATGGACACGGCCGCAACGGCTGCAGGTGCGCGCCTGCAGGGAGCCGTAAAACCGGCTGAACAAGGGCGGCAGATCAGCCTCGATGTCCTGCAGCGCGAAGGAGGCTTCGAACAGCTTGTGATTGCAGTCAGGGCAGTACCAGATCATGCCGTCCAGCTCGTGGGCGAGTCGTTTGCGTTCGACCACCAGACCGATCGAGCCGGCCATGCGTCGTGGCGAATGCGGGACCTGCGGTGGCAGATAGAACATTTCACCGGCACGGATCGGGATATCCCGGCACTGACCCTGGTCCTGCACCTTCAGC is part of the Frateuria aurantia DSM 6220 genome and encodes:
- the tsaE gene encoding tRNA (adenosine(37)-N6)-threonylcarbamoyltransferase complex ATPase subunit type 1 TsaE; the encoded protein is MLEKAPAFRRVLDTEAETRALAQGLAGAITPTGLSVELHGPLGAGKSSFSRALLQHLGVTGRIKSPTYSLVESYPWTHGTAWHLDLYRIADPGELEWLGLESLADPGAIVLVEWPDQGRGMLPAADLRIDLGYAGEGREARLAALSPRGEAVLKTLRPD
- a CDS encoding OmpP1/FadL family transporter; this encodes MNFTLPRQKSGSAASARIAISVAIIAALGLPALAQAASFQLPVGSAATLGRAGAGGSLYDNDPTAAYSNPAALGFFTESVHETTFMGLRPTAKFQGNFTDYAGKPISGSNPDGFGRPKFMGNGASAFKINDHLVIGTSFNVPYALSSHYNSNWAGRYFGNRTAIRNYQATLSAGYKVNDEFSMGLGVIASYTRATIGTTIDAGSTASLLGRPVPPQAADVYLNVNAKRSVEVGYVFGFEYKPTDRDRIGASYHSRIQNTLSGTYNLSGSATGLALIGAAMPGVGLTGRGSARLDIPATANFDYLHIFNSRFTLGASAQWTGWGTFKDLALSSNGKQLVSLPQNNKDAWMYSIGGDYRFTDRWTLHAGIAYDETPTVDGTRDPRLPDGSRKIVGVGFGYQATRKLKLDMGYQHQFVSNVRVSQQNQVLLGAGIMNGYFEDSGDLLSLTATYHF
- a CDS encoding 3-hydroxyanthranilate 3,4-dioxygenase encodes the protein MTLAPPFNLQAWIETNRHLLKPPVGNKCIVDGDFIIMIVGGPNSRTDYHVDEGPELFYQMEGEMVLKVQDQGQCRDIPIRAGEMFYLPPQVPHSPRRMAGSIGLVVERKRLAHELDGMIWYCPDCNHKLFEASFALQDIEADLPPLFSRFYGSLQARTCSRCGRVHPLPAS
- the queG gene encoding tRNA epoxyqueuosine(34) reductase QueG; protein product: MSLASAIDYHHLARRIKYWAGELGFADTGIADVALGDDEGHLQRWLDAGFHGEMDYMARHGMKRARPAELEPGTRRVISVRMDYIPPGLPHAWEVIADPAAGYVARYALGRDYHKLMRNRLQKLAERIREVTGDFGYRAFVDSAPVLEKALARNAGLGWIGKHTVVINRRAGSYFFLGELYTDLPLPVDAPASAHCGSCSRCIDICPTRAIVAPYRLDARRCISYLTIELQGSIPEPLRAPIGNRIFGCDDCQLVCPWNKFAQLSTEPDFAPRHQLDGPRLIDLFSWSEATFLDRTQGMAIRRTGHAGWSRNIAVALGNATPTPAVWSALMSRALDPSDLVREHVQWALARQRQLQQTLSLRFRPA
- a CDS encoding bifunctional ADP-dependent NAD(P)H-hydrate dehydratase/NAD(P)H-hydrate epimerase; translated protein: MTEILASRAVYGTAQIRQLERHALEVLQLPVDALMKRAAQAAWQRLRSEWPLARSLLVCCGPGNNGGDGCLLAALAKAADWQVDVIALAPLTASHPGFEALQKAGVQVQVHVPGQPLPQADLQVDAIFGIGLNRAPEGLAADLIQALNAGTVPVLALDCPSGLNADTGAAPGAVVRADATITFLAGKSGLVTGQARDWAGRLIIEPLGLEEAVTALSPVATALPWPQLPPRPRAMHKGRNGHLLVVGGEHGTGGAVHLTAMAALRSGAGLVSVATRSEQVLAFNTRCPEVMALGVNGPPALESMLEKVTGLAVGPGLGQGAWGHALWLTALDSGKPMVLDADGLNMLAQESHALPGQLVLTPHPGEAARLLHTTVPDIEADRYAAVRALAQRYRAVVVLKGAGSLIGDPDGRIVYCPWGNPGMAVGGMGDTLTGIIGALLVQGHHPWEAAGLGVALHALAGDRAARAGERGLLPTDLLPELRALVNGQAHA
- a CDS encoding pseudouridine synthase, which gives rise to MKLIKLIANLGYGSRKQVTAWFRQGLVTDAEGEVLYADDQLGVHAEHADIRFDGEPLDPPAGMVIMLHKPLGVTCSRKDPGRVIYDLMPPRFSLRNPALSTVGRLDRDTSGLLLLTDDGALLHRIISPKAEIAKVYEAELANDLRGDEAAIFAAGTLLLESETTPLAPAELQVLGPRKARLVLTEGRYHQVRRMFAAVGNHVERLQRIAVGGMDMGGLEPGQWRLLGEDEVRRLFKPAGTED